The Streptomyces sp. NBC_00224 genome has a window encoding:
- the groL gene encoding chaperonin GroEL (60 kDa chaperone family; promotes refolding of misfolded polypeptides especially under stressful conditions; forms two stacked rings of heptamers to form a barrel-shaped 14mer; ends can be capped by GroES; misfolded proteins enter the barrel where they are refolded when GroES binds): protein MAKILKFDEDARRALERGVNKLADTVKVTIGPKGRNVVIDKKFGAPTITNDGVTIAREVELDDPYENLGAQLVKEVATKTNDIAGDGTTTATVLAQALVREGLRNVAAGASPAALKKGIDAAVKAVSEELLATARPIEDKSDIAAVAALSAQDTQVGELIAEAMDKVGKDGVITVEESNTFGLELEFTEGMAFDKGYLSPYMVSDQERMEAVLDDPYILINQGKISSIQDLLPLLEKVIQAGASKPLLIIAEDVEGEALSTLVVNKIRGTFNAVAVKAPGFGDRRKAMLQDMATLTGATVIAEEVGLKLDQAGLDVLGSARRVTITKDDTTVVDGGGSHEDVVGRVNQIKAEIESTDSDWDREKLQERLAKLAGGVCVIKVGAATEVELKEKKHRLEDAISATRAAVEEGIVSGGGSALVHAVKVLEGNLGLTGDEATGVAVVRRAAVEPLRWIAENAGLEGYVITSKVAELEKGNGFNAATGEYGDLVKAGVIDPVKVTRSALENAASIASLLLTTETLVVEKPAEDEGDAGHGGHGHSH, encoded by the coding sequence ATGGCGAAGATCCTGAAGTTCGACGAGGACGCCCGTCGCGCCCTTGAGCGCGGCGTCAACAAGCTTGCCGACACTGTGAAGGTGACGATCGGCCCCAAGGGCCGCAACGTCGTCATCGACAAGAAGTTCGGCGCCCCCACCATCACCAACGACGGTGTCACGATCGCCCGCGAGGTCGAGCTCGACGACCCGTACGAGAACCTGGGCGCCCAGCTCGTGAAGGAGGTGGCGACCAAGACCAACGACATCGCGGGTGACGGCACCACCACCGCCACCGTGCTGGCCCAGGCGCTGGTCCGCGAGGGCCTGCGCAACGTCGCCGCCGGCGCCTCCCCGGCCGCCCTGAAGAAGGGCATCGACGCGGCTGTCAAGGCCGTCTCGGAGGAGCTGCTCGCCACCGCGCGCCCGATCGAGGACAAGTCCGACATCGCCGCCGTGGCCGCGCTCTCCGCGCAGGACACCCAGGTCGGCGAGCTCATCGCCGAGGCGATGGACAAGGTCGGCAAGGACGGTGTCATCACCGTCGAGGAGTCCAACACCTTCGGCCTGGAGCTGGAGTTCACCGAGGGCATGGCCTTCGACAAGGGCTACCTCTCCCCGTACATGGTGTCCGACCAGGAGCGTATGGAGGCCGTCCTCGACGACCCGTACATCCTGATCAACCAGGGCAAGATCTCCTCGATCCAGGACCTGCTGCCGCTCCTGGAGAAGGTCATCCAGGCCGGCGCCTCCAAGCCGCTCCTGATCATCGCCGAGGACGTCGAGGGCGAGGCCCTGTCGACCCTGGTCGTCAACAAGATCCGCGGCACGTTCAACGCCGTGGCCGTCAAGGCCCCGGGCTTCGGCGACCGCCGCAAGGCGATGCTGCAGGACATGGCCACCCTCACCGGTGCCACCGTCATCGCCGAGGAGGTCGGCCTCAAGCTCGACCAGGCCGGTCTGGACGTGCTGGGCTCGGCCCGCCGCGTCACGATCACCAAGGACGACACGACCGTCGTCGACGGTGGCGGCAGCCACGAGGACGTCGTCGGCCGCGTCAACCAGATCAAGGCCGAGATCGAGTCCACGGACTCGGACTGGGACCGCGAGAAGCTCCAGGAGCGCCTGGCGAAGCTTGCCGGCGGCGTCTGCGTCATCAAGGTCGGCGCCGCCACCGAGGTGGAGCTGAAGGAGAAGAAGCACCGTCTGGAGGACGCCATCTCCGCGACCCGCGCCGCGGTCGAGGAGGGCATCGTCTCCGGTGGTGGCTCCGCGCTCGTCCACGCCGTCAAGGTCCTGGAGGGCAACCTCGGCCTGACCGGCGACGAGGCCACGGGTGTCGCGGTCGTCCGCCGCGCCGCGGTCGAGCCGCTGCGCTGGATCGCCGAGAACGCCGGTCTTGAGGGCTACGTCATCACCTCGAAGGTGGCGGAGCTGGAGAAGGGCAACGGCTTCAACGCCGCCACCGGCGAGTACGGCGACCTGGTCAAGGCCGGCGTCATCGACCCGGTCAAGGTGACGCGCTCCGCCCTGGAGAACGCCGCCTCCATCGCCTCCCTGCTGCTCACGACCGAGACCCTGGTCGTCGAGAAGCCGGCCGAGGACGAGGGCGACGCCGGTCACGGCGGTCACGGCCACAGCCACTGA
- the groES gene encoding co-chaperone GroES — protein MTTASSKVAIKPLEDRIVVQPLDAEQTTASGLVIPDTAKEKPQEGVVLAVGPGRIEDGKRVELDVSVGDVVLYSKYGGTEVKYNGEEYLVLSARDVLAIIEK, from the coding sequence GTGACGACCGCCAGCTCCAAGGTTGCCATCAAGCCGCTTGAGGACCGCATTGTGGTCCAGCCGCTCGACGCCGAGCAGACCACGGCCTCCGGCCTGGTCATCCCGGACACCGCCAAGGAGAAGCCCCAGGAGGGCGTCGTCCTGGCCGTGGGTCCGGGCCGGATCGAGGACGGAAAGCGCGTCGAGCTCGACGTGTCCGTCGGCGACGTCGTGCTCTACAGCAAGTACGGCGGCACCGAGGTGAAGTACAACGGCGAGGAGTACCTCGTCCTCTCGGCTCGCGACGTGCTCGCGATCATCGAGAAGTAA